CGAACTTGTCGATATCTTTGCCGGATTTACTTCCAGCAAGAGCGGCAGCTTCAACTAAATCAGCTGGGGGGATGTTCACTACAAAATCGCCTGCATCTTTGATGAGCTGATGGCTATATCTAGAGGGGCGTACACCAATTGCCAGCTTTGGGGGCTTGCTACACACATTTGCCATCCAAGAGATAGTGAGCATATTCGGTTTTTCTTCGCCGGCAACACTCACCAGCGCAACAGGACAAGGGATTATTGCAGTATACGGTTTCAGCTTCTTCTTCATGGTATGTTCCTCTAGATTCCTCTCTGATTCTGTATTGTCAGGACCCTTTTTTAAAATGTCGAGACAACCATATTCTTATACCGGATAATACCGGACATCTGCTTGCCTAGCGAGGGTGAAATGTTATGTCGCGTGTATTGATTTCAGATCCAATAGCAGAATCTGCGATAGAAGAAATGAAGGAAGCTGGCATTGAAGTTGTCATGCGGGAAAAGCCCATCGAAGAAGCAATAGTAGGCTTCGATGGTGCGGTTGTCCGAAGTGCAACCAAGGTTACAAAGGAAGTTCTTGATGCTGCGGATAAACTGAAGGTCATCGTACGAGCAGGAGTTGGCCTTGACAATATTGACCTTGATTACGCAGACGAATGCGGGGTTAAGGTCCTTAACACTCCTGAAGCTCCCAGCGTATCGGTAGCCGAGCTTGTATTTGCTCTCATGTTCGCTCTGGCCCGTCACATTCCAAAAGCTGATGCAGGCATGAACGAAGAGAAATGGCTGAAAAAACAGCTTAGAGGAGTCGAATTATGGGAGAAGAAACTCGGTATAATCGGATTTGGGCGCATCGGTAAAGAAATCGCGAAACGAGGTACCGGTCTCGAAATGGATGTCCTTGTGGTAAAAAAGGACAAACCTGGCCGAGAGGAGGAATGTCGCGAAGTCGGTGCTCGACAGGTGGACTTCGACGAGTTGCTGCAAGAAGCTGACTATTTGTCAGTCAATGTACCGCTAGTTCCCGAGACAGAAGGTATGATTGGGAAAGAAGAGCTTGGGATGATGAAGCCAAGTGCGTTCCTAATCAACACTGCCAGGGGTGGGATAGTCGAGGAGGATGCATTGCTGCAGGCCCTAGATGACGATGTCATAGCCGGGGCAGGCCTCGACGTATATTCTGAAGAGCCACCAGAATCATCTAGTCTCTGGAAGCTGGTTAAGCATCCCAAGACTGTGACAACTCCTCATTTGGCCTCAACTACCTATGAGGCGCAGGATCGAGTTGGTGAACTCACTGCCGAGAAGGTCATCAGAGAGCTTGGGTAAGCGTGAACAGCAAATATAGCAAAACACTAGACCTTTAAGTGGAGAAATTTCGCTACTAATGCGTGAGTCTCACAGGATTCCTGTGAGGCTCTATCGCATTCCTTTGTGTTGGCGGAGAGATCCGTACGGGATGTGGCCTTAGCGGGCTGAACCACAAGCAAAGTGAAAACGATTTACTACAAAGGATGGGAAACAAATGTCAGCATACAAGTATATGGCCAAGCAATGGCGCAAAGAACAGAAAGAGCGTTCCGATATTGTTAGGGAGCGGCTTATTGTCTGGAGAAAACAGGATACAATTGTCAGAATAGATCGCCCCACGAGACTGGGCAGAGCCAGATCTTTGGGCTACAAGGCTAAGCAAGGTTATGTAATGGTGAGGGTACGAACAGGAAGGGGGCCAAGAGAGAAGCCACGACCCAAAATGGGCCGCAAGCCGAGAAGCTTGGGTGTTACAAGATACACTCCTCAGAAATCTCGACGGTGGATATCCGAAGAAAGAGCCGCGCGTAAGTTCCCAAATCTACGCGTGTTGAATTCCTATTGGGTTGGCTCAGATCACAAATGGTTATGGCATGAAGTCATCATGGTAGATCCGAACCACCCTGTAATCTATAATGACCCCCATATCAACTGGATATGTGCTCCAAATCAGAAAGGAAGAGTTCATCGTGGAAAAACCTCAGCTGGGAAGAAAAGCAGAGGTTTGCGAAACAAGGGTAGAGGGGCAGAGAAAGTTCGACCGTCTCTTGCATCAAAGAAGAACCGTGGCAAATAGCTACTATAATAGACAGAGGTGCCGTGTAGGTGCCGTTTATCCAAAGGATAGAGTTCAGGGCCCATGCTCAAGCAACAGAAGTTGTTGAAAGAGTCCAAAATGCAGTTTTGCATCTATTTCCTGAGGATATCAGAGAAGATATTGAACTGGATAGTGTCCTTACTGAAGGTCATAATGAAAATCGAATTGTAGTCATCAGTACAACCGTGAAGAAGAAACGTGTGTGTAATAGTATCCTAGACTACATCTTCAGTAATCTATCACTTGAAGATAAGTTGTATCTCGAAAGCACTCTCGATGCACGGGTGGATGAAAGCTGTACATTGTTTCTTCGCTTCGATAAACAGGCAGCTTACTTGGACAACATCAAAATAGCAGCAGGGCCAGATTTAATCAGTGTTAGTGTGCATCTTCTACAGTATCCACGGTGCGTCCGCGAAGATGCAAAGGAAATGATACTGAGTCGATTGAATATCCCCGAGGAATAAAGCTTGGAAGCAGCAGACCTGAATGTTAGAGCCAAGAATAGGCAACACCTTGATGAATTCTCCAAGATGGCAAAAAAGTATCATTTCCAAGCAATTGCCACCTCAGCCTCTCTCAAAGAACCCGTAATTGAGGATGAGAAAGGTTTCAGGATTTGCAAAAGAATAGAAGTAAATGCGGACAAAGTGGGGAAGGTAAAAAGTCGCATTGGGCAATCGAGGAGAAAAGCGGTAATCATAGCTGTTAGAATTGGAGAGGTCAATGCTACTAACTGGGCAGCTAATGATCATCGTGTTGATTTGCTCACTACGTATGGGTACCCGTGGCAAAGAGACTTGAGATATTCAACAGCGAAACTTGCGGCCGCTACCGATACGGCTCTTGAGGTGAATATAGTGTCTCTTCTGCAAGTGTCAGGATTGAAGCGGTCTAGAGTACTAAAATCGCTCAGAGATTCCATCCGCACAGCCTCTCGGGCGAGAATGAGAATCGTACTCTCAAGCGGTGCGGACTCTGCTCTTCGTATGCGTTCACCAACTGCCCTTGAGCAAATAGGGTCTTTACTGGATATCGATTACAAAACCGCAGAAAAGGCACTTCGGAACTATCCCATGGATATAATCAAGAGAAATCTAGCGAAACTTAACGAGAATTTCATAGCTCCAGGGATTGAGATAATAGGGAGTGATTCAGATGAAGAGACGCCGTAAAAGATACCTTCTCTTTCGGCTTCACGGAGGCGCGGAAGACATCACAAGGAAGGATCTATCTCAAGCGATTTGGAAGAATCTCCTGTCAATATATGGTGAGACTAAAGCAGCCGATTCCAGCTTTTATCTGAACCAGTTTGACAATATATCGGGAACCGGTGTCTTGCAATGCGACGAACGATTACTGAAAGAAATCATCATTGCCGCATCTCTGATTGAAGCAATACATGAAAACCTCGTTGCGTTCCAACCATTGAAGACCTCGGGAACCTTGAAGGCTTTGAAAAAGTAGAATCCTAGTCTATCTCAAGCGGTATTTCTTCTGGCTGATTGTCTATAAGCAAAAATGCTTTTGATGCCCAAGTTCCTGAACGCTTTGAAGCAATAAGCCATACGACTTTGTTCAAGCGCATATTTTCGAAGTCTTTATCAGAGGGACAAGGTGGTGCTGAGTGTGAGTGGTAGATCCCTACTAGATGTTCATCACGTTTCTCAGCCTCAAGAAGAAGATTGTACTCTTGTTCCGGTTCAACTGAGAATTC
The sequence above is drawn from the Candidatus Lokiarchaeota archaeon genome and encodes:
- a CDS encoding flavin reductase family protein, with translation MKKKLKPYTAIIPCPVALVSVAGEEKPNMLTISWMANVCSKPPKLAIGVRPSRYSHQLIKDAGDFVVNIPPADLVEAAALAGSKSGKDIDKFEYLRLTAASSSDVTSPRIEECIINIECRTSQVIDIGSHDLFIAEVVAVHVDESILDSKDRLDPMKANAFVYLPLIQQYWTLGERLR
- a CDS encoding 3-phosphoglycerate dehydrogenase produces the protein MSRVLISDPIAESAIEEMKEAGIEVVMREKPIEEAIVGFDGAVVRSATKVTKEVLDAADKLKVIVRAGVGLDNIDLDYADECGVKVLNTPEAPSVSVAELVFALMFALARHIPKADAGMNEEKWLKKQLRGVELWEKKLGIIGFGRIGKEIAKRGTGLEMDVLVVKKDKPGREEECREVGARQVDFDELLQEADYLSVNVPLVPETEGMIGKEELGMMKPSAFLINTARGGIVEEDALLQALDDDVIAGAGLDVYSEEPPESSSLWKLVKHPKTVTTPHLASTTYEAQDRVGELTAEKVIRELG
- a CDS encoding 50S ribosomal protein L15e gives rise to the protein MSAYKYMAKQWRKEQKERSDIVRERLIVWRKQDTIVRIDRPTRLGRARSLGYKAKQGYVMVRVRTGRGPREKPRPKMGRKPRSLGVTRYTPQKSRRWISEERAARKFPNLRVLNSYWVGSDHKWLWHEVIMVDPNHPVIYNDPHINWICAPNQKGRVHRGKTSAGKKSRGLRNKGRGAEKVRPSLASKKNRGK